Proteins encoded together in one Maribacter dokdonensis DSW-8 window:
- a CDS encoding transmembrane 220 family protein, with the protein MNVLFKTLGFVFAILFAIGAVLQYNDPDSLHWIIVYGIAALVSLLFALKKVKFVVPLVLGVFAFIGFVYLYPSDFQGFDLNDGDIKTVELGREAFGLLIISVVLLVFAFRIKRTL; encoded by the coding sequence ATGAATGTATTATTTAAAACATTAGGATTTGTATTTGCAATTTTATTTGCGATAGGCGCAGTGTTACAGTACAATGATCCAGATTCTTTACATTGGATCATCGTGTATGGTATAGCGGCCTTAGTGTCGTTGTTATTTGCATTGAAAAAAGTTAAATTTGTTGTGCCGCTGGTATTGGGGGTGTTTGCTTTTATAGGTTTTGTTTATTTGTATCCGTCAGATTTTCAAGGTTTTGATTTAAATGATGGAGATATTAAAACAGTTGAATTGGGAAGGGAAGCTTTTGGGTTATTGATAATTTCGGTAGTTCTTTTAGTATTCGCTTTTAGAATAAAGAGAACGCTATAG
- a CDS encoding DNA polymerase III subunit gamma/tau, protein MEPFIVSARKYRPQTFKDVVGQQSITNTLQNAIDQNHLAQALLFCGPRGVGKTTCARILAKQINSDGTEQENEDFAFNIFELDAASNNSVDDIRNLIDQVRIPPQVGKYKVYIIDEVHMLSQSAFNAFLKTLEEPPKHAIFILATTEKHKIIPTILSRCQIFDFKRITVKDAAEYLKYIAENQGINAEDDALHIIAQKADGAMRDALSIFDRVVSFSGSNLTRKAVTENLNVLDYDTYFEATDLILEHKIPNLLLLFNKTLSLGFDGHHFISGLASHFRDLMVCQHPDTITLLEVGEEAQQLYREQSKRTSPSFLLQGLNIANDCDLKYKTSKNQRLLVELTLMKLASIDFDGEKKNPESVALQNKTIDFIAPSVFYKQIPKVASSSNQTIEKPVENNNTETVSTKAEPAKDSISSETKTAATTDHTSTEETNVVSNPQVKLEEKKPEPLNTPETNDIKDDKKIKINRPTKRVSGLSIKSLNAKKQHELNRIEVVIDEKNLPRENFTEEDLRKHWADFIEIIDKKGQKILASNLHTDVPKLKEDFKIHIELPNSTMKKEIEREQFELMEYLRAKLNNHFVHLDITVNETTAKKFAFTPEEKYEKLREKNPVIDLLRQEFDLDL, encoded by the coding sequence TTGGAACCTTTTATCGTATCGGCACGTAAGTATAGACCTCAAACATTTAAAGATGTTGTAGGTCAACAATCTATAACCAATACTTTACAAAATGCCATTGACCAAAATCATTTAGCTCAAGCGCTTTTATTCTGTGGTCCTAGAGGTGTAGGTAAAACAACTTGCGCACGTATTTTGGCAAAGCAAATAAATTCTGATGGCACAGAACAGGAGAATGAAGATTTTGCTTTCAATATTTTTGAGTTGGATGCCGCTTCCAACAACTCTGTGGACGATATTAGAAATTTAATTGACCAAGTACGCATACCGCCACAAGTAGGTAAATACAAAGTTTATATCATTGATGAGGTGCATATGCTATCTCAATCGGCTTTTAATGCTTTTCTTAAAACATTAGAAGAACCGCCAAAGCATGCTATTTTTATACTAGCAACCACAGAAAAGCATAAAATTATACCTACTATTCTTTCTAGATGTCAAATATTCGATTTCAAAAGAATTACGGTTAAAGATGCCGCTGAATACTTAAAATATATAGCAGAAAATCAAGGAATAAATGCGGAAGATGATGCACTACATATTATAGCCCAAAAAGCTGATGGTGCCATGAGAGATGCCTTGTCCATTTTTGATAGAGTGGTTAGCTTTTCTGGATCTAATTTAACACGTAAAGCAGTTACAGAAAACTTGAACGTTTTAGATTACGATACTTATTTTGAAGCCACTGATCTAATATTGGAACATAAGATTCCAAATCTACTTTTACTTTTTAATAAAACATTGTCTTTAGGTTTTGACGGACACCATTTTATATCTGGTTTAGCATCTCATTTTAGAGATTTGATGGTATGTCAACACCCAGACACTATTACTTTATTAGAGGTAGGCGAAGAAGCCCAACAATTATATAGAGAACAAAGTAAAAGGACATCTCCTTCCTTTTTATTACAAGGGCTGAATATTGCAAATGATTGTGATTTAAAGTACAAAACAAGTAAAAATCAACGCCTTCTAGTTGAATTGACACTTATGAAACTTGCCTCTATCGATTTTGATGGAGAAAAAAAAAATCCTGAATCAGTAGCACTTCAAAATAAGACCATTGATTTTATTGCTCCTTCAGTATTTTACAAACAGATTCCAAAAGTTGCTAGTTCTTCAAACCAGACTATAGAGAAACCTGTTGAAAATAATAATACCGAAACGGTAAGCACCAAAGCAGAACCGGCAAAAGATAGTATTTCTTCTGAAACAAAAACAGCGGCTACTACTGATCACACTAGTACAGAAGAAACTAATGTAGTTTCAAACCCACAAGTTAAATTAGAAGAAAAGAAACCGGAGCCACTTAATACGCCGGAAACGAACGATATAAAGGATGATAAAAAGATTAAAATCAATCGTCCCACCAAAAGGGTATCAGGTCTTTCAATTAAAAGTCTAAACGCCAAAAAACAGCACGAACTCAACAGAATTGAGGTTGTTATCGATGAAAAAAATCTACCAAGAGAAAATTTTACCGAAGAAGATTTACGCAAGCATTGGGCTGATTTTATAGAAATTATAGATAAAAAAGGGCAGAAAATTTTAGCATCAAACTTACACACCGATGTCCCAAAACTTAAGGAAGATTTTAAAATTCATATTGAGCTTCCTAACAGTACAATGAAAAAGGAGATTGAGCGCGAACAGTTTGAGCTAATGGAATATTTACGTGCCAAATTAAACAATCACTTCGTACACCTAGACATTACGGTGAATGAAACAACGGCAAAGAAATTTGCATTTACTCCTGAAGAAAAATACGAAAAACTAAGAGAGAAAAACCCTGTGATTGATTTATTGAGACAAGAGTTCGATTTAGATCTATAG
- a CDS encoding RsmD family RNA methyltransferase produces the protein MRIISGKHKGRNLIAPKKLPVRPTKDMAKESLFNILNNSYYFPDLKVLDLFTGTGNISYEFSSRGVDDVLAVDAHGGCIDFIDKTVSLLDMNIRTLKSDVFSFLQRNTEKFDIIFADPFYDMEFTDFEKLPQLVFENDLLLEDGVLIIEHSNRTSLAELPFYKNSRKYGGSVFSFFEK, from the coding sequence ATGCGAATAATTTCAGGAAAGCACAAAGGTCGTAACTTAATAGCCCCTAAAAAATTACCTGTAAGACCTACCAAAGACATGGCCAAAGAAAGCTTGTTCAATATTTTGAACAATTCTTACTACTTTCCTGATTTGAAGGTTTTAGATCTTTTTACCGGTACCGGAAACATCAGTTACGAGTTTTCATCTAGAGGCGTAGATGATGTACTTGCCGTTGATGCCCATGGTGGTTGTATAGATTTTATAGACAAGACGGTTTCCCTATTAGATATGAACATTAGAACTTTAAAGAGCGATGTCTTTAGTTTTTTACAGCGAAATACCGAAAAATTCGATATCATCTTTGCCGATCCATTTTACGATATGGAATTTACCGATTTTGAAAAATTACCTCAGTTGGTCTTTGAAAACGACCTTTTATTAGAAGACGGTGTATTAATTATTGAACACTCTAACCGCACCAGCTTAGCAGAATTACCTTTCTACAAAAACTCACGAAAATATGGTGGTAGTGTTTTTAGTTTTTTTGAAAAATAA
- a CDS encoding DUF3822 family protein produces the protein MTKRRRNNSLNIADKNFKKLSIQVSLNGLSFCVADTVSQKLLLSDRVDFAFEKNPMEAKDELHKLFLKHDIENMQFDEVVTVHRNTLFGLVPKSLFNADNLYEYLKFNTKILANDILAYDEVENHDLVIVYVPYVNINNYIYDLFGEFHYMHNGTVLLQSLMNNQTQNQETTCFVHVSKDQLDITVLNQRKLMLYNSFKYDTKEDFAYYLLFVLEQLELDPKTAIVKLFGDIEEDDATFKLCYNYIQHISIFAPSTQQLIKLGEPSSSSIDFTLINTI, from the coding sequence ATGACAAAAAGGAGAAGAAATAATAGCTTAAATATAGCGGATAAAAATTTTAAGAAATTGTCCATTCAGGTTAGCTTGAATGGACTTTCTTTTTGTGTGGCAGATACTGTTTCGCAAAAATTATTGCTATCTGATAGGGTTGATTTCGCATTTGAAAAAAACCCTATGGAAGCAAAGGATGAACTGCATAAATTATTTCTGAAACATGATATAGAAAATATGCAGTTTGACGAGGTGGTTACAGTTCATAGAAACACCCTCTTTGGTTTAGTTCCTAAATCATTGTTCAATGCCGATAATTTATACGAGTACTTAAAGTTCAACACCAAAATTTTGGCAAATGATATTTTGGCTTATGACGAAGTTGAAAATCACGATCTAGTAATTGTATATGTGCCTTACGTAAATATCAACAATTATATTTATGATCTTTTCGGTGAATTCCACTATATGCATAATGGCACGGTACTGCTACAATCTTTAATGAACAACCAAACACAAAACCAAGAAACTACATGCTTTGTACATGTTAGCAAAGATCAGCTGGACATTACGGTTTTGAACCAACGTAAATTAATGCTTTACAACAGCTTTAAATACGACACCAAAGAAGATTTTGCCTATTACCTGTTATTTGTTTTAGAACAGCTGGAGTTAGACCCTAAAACAGCAATTGTAAAACTTTTTGGAGATATTGAAGAAGATGATGCAACTTTTAAATTATGTTACAATTATATACAACATATTAGCATTTTCGCTCCCTCAACCCAACAATTAATAAAACTTGGAGAACCATCTTCCAGTTCTATAGACTTCACGCTCATTAATACTATATAA
- a CDS encoding ATP-dependent DNA helicase has translation MKPITPASFYTILENKFPHSPTATQSVALQKLAEFTLSTVKDEVFLLKGYAGTGKTTLIGTLVNSLWKVQKKAVLMAPTGRAAKVMSNYSNTQAFTIHRKIYFPKKQSGGGVQFVLAPNKHRDTLFIVDEASMIPDTAADSKLFENGSLLDDLMMFVYSGHKCKLLLIGDTAQLPPVHLVLSPALDGNKLSLNYNKEVVRLELSEVVRQAGDSGILANATLLREQLQSDFFEDFKFDVDPFTDIVRLIDGNEIQEAIDSSYAENGKEETAFIVRSNKRANLYNQNIRERILYLENDIAVGDFMMVVKNNYYWLKPSSEAGFIANGDIIEILEIFDIKEIYTFKFAEVKVKMVDYPNMAPFETVLLLDTITAESPSLSYEDGNRLYQEVMKDFAHETSKYKKFLGVKNNKYFNGLQVKFSYAITCHKSQGGQWNTVFVEQPYLPNGIDKEYLRWLYTAVTRAKNKLYLIGFKDDFFLD, from the coding sequence ATGAAACCAATAACACCCGCTTCTTTCTATACTATACTAGAAAACAAATTTCCTCATTCACCAACTGCCACACAATCAGTGGCTTTGCAAAAATTGGCAGAATTCACACTGTCAACAGTTAAAGATGAAGTTTTTTTATTAAAAGGCTATGCCGGTACCGGAAAAACTACTTTAATTGGCACTTTGGTCAATAGTTTGTGGAAAGTTCAAAAGAAAGCTGTGTTAATGGCTCCTACTGGTAGGGCTGCAAAAGTGATGTCCAACTATTCGAATACGCAGGCATTTACCATTCACAGAAAAATATATTTCCCGAAAAAGCAAAGTGGTGGTGGAGTTCAATTTGTGTTGGCACCTAATAAACATAGAGATACTTTGTTTATAGTGGATGAGGCTTCAATGATTCCCGATACCGCTGCAGATTCAAAGTTATTTGAAAACGGTTCTCTTTTAGATGACTTAATGATGTTCGTTTATTCAGGACATAAGTGCAAGTTGTTGCTAATAGGTGATACGGCACAATTACCACCCGTTCATTTGGTGTTGAGTCCGGCGTTAGATGGTAACAAACTTTCCTTAAATTATAATAAAGAGGTCGTTAGGTTAGAACTAAGCGAAGTGGTAAGACAAGCGGGAGATTCTGGTATATTGGCGAACGCTACATTATTGCGAGAGCAACTGCAAAGCGATTTTTTTGAAGATTTTAAATTTGATGTAGACCCCTTTACAGATATTGTAAGATTAATAGATGGCAATGAAATACAGGAAGCCATAGATAGTTCGTATGCGGAAAACGGAAAAGAGGAGACGGCATTTATAGTTAGGTCAAATAAGCGAGCAAACTTATACAATCAGAATATACGCGAACGTATTCTTTATCTAGAGAATGATATTGCCGTTGGTGATTTTATGATGGTGGTAAAAAATAATTACTATTGGTTAAAGCCAAGCTCTGAAGCTGGATTTATAGCTAATGGAGATATTATTGAAATACTGGAAATATTCGATATCAAAGAAATTTATACTTTCAAATTTGCCGAAGTAAAGGTGAAAATGGTAGATTACCCCAACATGGCGCCATTTGAAACGGTATTGTTGTTAGATACTATAACAGCGGAATCTCCTTCACTATCCTATGAAGACGGCAATAGGCTTTATCAAGAAGTAATGAAGGATTTTGCCCATGAAACTTCAAAGTATAAGAAATTTTTAGGGGTAAAGAATAATAAATACTTTAACGGTTTACAAGTTAAATTCTCATACGCTATTACATGCCATAAATCTCAAGGTGGGCAATGGAATACTGTATTTGTAGAACAACCTTATTTGCCAAATGGTATTGATAAGGAATATTTAAGATGGTTATATACAGCGGTAACCAGAGCGAAGAATAAATTGTACCTTATAGGTTTTAAAGATGATTTTTTTCTTGATTAA
- a CDS encoding DUF4126 domain-containing protein produces MTTDTILSIFLGVGLAASVGFRVFLPLFALSLASYFGVWELNDNWQWIGSLVAVLTLGVATLLEIFAYFIPWFDNLLDSIAVPLAAIAGTAVMVSTVADLDPVITWSLAIIAGGGTATAIKGAGATGRLASTATTGGLANPVITTVETGTAAVVSVASIFAPILAAVLVIIILVIIFRIYRKLRPKANT; encoded by the coding sequence ATGACAACCGATACGATTTTAAGCATTTTTTTAGGGGTAGGATTAGCAGCATCTGTTGGGTTCAGGGTGTTTTTACCATTGTTTGCATTAAGTTTGGCATCTTATTTTGGAGTATGGGAACTAAATGATAATTGGCAATGGATAGGTAGTCTAGTTGCCGTATTGACATTGGGCGTGGCAACCTTACTTGAAATTTTTGCCTACTTTATTCCTTGGTTCGATAATTTACTGGATAGTATAGCCGTACCATTGGCAGCAATAGCGGGTACTGCCGTAATGGTATCTACAGTGGCTGATCTAGATCCCGTAATAACGTGGTCATTGGCAATTATTGCGGGCGGTGGTACCGCAACAGCAATTAAGGGTGCTGGTGCCACGGGGAGATTGGCATCCACAGCTACCACCGGAGGTCTGGCCAACCCGGTAATTACTACCGTTGAAACAGGTACTGCCGCAGTAGTGTCCGTTGCCTCGATATTTGCACCTATATTAGCAGCCGTTTTGGTCATTATCATATTAGTGATCATTTTTAGGATTTACAGAAAATTACGACCAAAGGCTAATACTTAA
- the kdsB gene encoding 3-deoxy-manno-octulosonate cytidylyltransferase, with protein sequence MIPARYAASRFPAKLMQDLAGKPVILRTYQAAVHTKLFDEVYVVTDSQVIYDTIVREGGLAIMSVKEHDCGSDRIAEAVMQMDVDIIVNVQGDEPFTDRESLEGVIQVFEDDVHKEIDLASLMVKITDEEEINNPNTVKVIVDNRDFALYFSRSPIPYPRAKNKDTVYYKHKGIYAFRKSALMDFQRLPMLQLEATEKIEAIRYLEYGKKIKMVETNVQGIEIDTPEDLKKAQKAWK encoded by the coding sequence ATGATTCCTGCCCGCTATGCGGCATCGAGATTTCCTGCAAAATTAATGCAGGATTTGGCTGGCAAACCGGTCATTTTAAGAACTTACCAAGCTGCAGTACATACAAAGCTTTTTGATGAAGTTTATGTGGTTACCGATAGCCAGGTTATTTATGATACCATTGTAAGGGAAGGTGGTTTGGCTATCATGAGTGTTAAGGAACATGATTGTGGCAGCGATCGTATTGCCGAGGCAGTAATGCAAATGGACGTTGATATTATTGTAAATGTACAAGGCGATGAACCATTTACAGATCGTGAAAGTCTTGAGGGTGTAATACAGGTGTTTGAAGATGACGTTCATAAAGAAATTGACTTAGCATCGTTAATGGTTAAAATCACAGATGAGGAGGAAATTAATAATCCAAATACGGTAAAGGTAATCGTAGATAATAGGGATTTTGCACTGTATTTTTCAAGATCGCCAATACCTTATCCAAGAGCAAAAAACAAGGATACTGTCTATTATAAGCACAAAGGTATTTACGCTTTTAGAAAAAGTGCTTTGATGGATTTTCAACGACTGCCAATGCTTCAATTAGAGGCTACCGAAAAAATTGAGGCTATACGTTATTTGGAATATGGTAAAAAAATAAAAATGGTAGAAACCAATGTTCAGGGCATAGAAATAGATACACCTGAAGACTTAAAGAAAGCGCAGAAGGCATGGAAATAA
- a CDS encoding HAD family hydrolase: MEINFDGINVIGFDADDTLWVNETYFRDTEDKFGDLLEKYETKNKIDQELFRTEIKNLDLYGYGIKGFVLSMIECALELSNNQVAPKTVRALLDLGKEMITQPVELLEGVEEVLQSLKDKYRLIVLTKGDLLDQERKLERSGLSEYFHHVEVLSDKKEKNYSDLLEHLQIEPDEFLMIGNSLKSDVLPLVNIGARAVHIPFHTTWQHEEVTEVVDNNGYMTMSTLTDVLKYV, from the coding sequence ATGGAAATAAATTTTGATGGAATTAATGTAATTGGTTTTGATGCAGATGATACCCTATGGGTAAACGAAACTTATTTTAGGGATACTGAAGATAAATTTGGCGATCTTTTAGAGAAGTATGAAACTAAGAATAAAATAGATCAAGAGCTTTTTAGAACTGAGATTAAAAATTTGGACCTTTACGGTTACGGCATAAAAGGATTTGTACTTTCTATGATCGAATGTGCGTTGGAGCTTTCAAATAATCAAGTTGCTCCTAAAACGGTAAGAGCACTTTTGGATTTAGGTAAAGAAATGATAACACAACCCGTTGAATTATTAGAAGGGGTGGAAGAAGTACTTCAAAGTTTAAAGGACAAATATCGTTTAATTGTACTGACCAAAGGTGATCTCTTGGATCAAGAGCGTAAATTGGAGCGGTCAGGTTTATCAGAATATTTTCACCATGTAGAAGTATTAAGTGATAAGAAAGAGAAAAACTATAGTGATTTATTAGAGCACTTACAAATAGAACCGGACGAGTTTTTAATGATCGGAAACTCTTTAAAGTCAGACGTATTGCCACTTGTGAATATTGGAGCAAGAGCGGTTCATATACCTTTTCATACCACATGGCAGCATGAAGAAGTAACGGAGGTTGTAGATAATAATGGTTATATGACAATGTCTACTTTGACCGATGTACTGAAATACGTTTAA
- a CDS encoding iron-containing alcohol dehydrogenase family protein yields MAKSNIPTKASQEFRNFPMVPRVVYGVGSFDTLGDILMPKRKHSEAPMIYLVDDVFENTELINRIPSIFCDQIILISANEEPKTEQVDALVSMIKEKFTELPSGIIGIGGGTLLDLAKAVAIMLTNKGSASDYQGWDLVNKQSIYHVGIPTISGTGAEVSRTTVLMGPEKKLGINSDYTTFDQVILDPDLTVGIPKEQWFYTGMDCFIHCIESLNGTFLNAFSKSYGEKSLELCKEVFLKDIEASDSREKLMMASWHGGMSIAYSQVGVAHAMSYGLGYVLGVKHGIGNCLVFQYLEEFYPEGVQLFNAMLEKHNIVLPKGICSKLTDSEMNTMVTVALGMAPLWENALGAQWKTIITPEKLKAIYQKI; encoded by the coding sequence ATGGCAAAGAGCAATATACCGACCAAAGCATCACAAGAATTCCGTAATTTTCCTATGGTACCTAGAGTGGTCTATGGTGTAGGTAGTTTTGATACTCTTGGAGATATTTTGATGCCAAAGAGAAAACATTCTGAAGCACCAATGATATATTTGGTTGATGATGTTTTTGAAAATACAGAATTGATTAATAGAATACCTAGTATATTTTGTGATCAAATTATTCTTATTTCAGCCAATGAAGAACCAAAAACAGAGCAAGTAGATGCATTGGTTTCTATGATTAAGGAAAAGTTTACAGAGCTTCCTTCCGGTATTATAGGTATTGGGGGCGGTACACTTTTGGATTTGGCAAAGGCTGTAGCGATTATGCTCACTAATAAAGGGAGTGCATCAGATTATCAAGGGTGGGATTTGGTGAATAAGCAATCAATCTATCATGTAGGTATTCCCACAATTAGTGGTACAGGAGCTGAAGTTTCAAGAACTACGGTTTTAATGGGCCCCGAAAAGAAGTTGGGAATCAATTCAGATTACACCACTTTTGATCAAGTAATTCTAGATCCGGATTTAACCGTAGGTATTCCTAAGGAGCAATGGTTTTATACAGGGATGGATTGCTTTATTCATTGTATAGAATCACTTAATGGTACTTTTTTAAATGCATTTAGTAAAAGCTATGGCGAAAAGTCTTTAGAACTTTGCAAAGAAGTGTTTTTAAAAGATATCGAAGCATCCGATAGTAGAGAAAAATTAATGATGGCATCGTGGCATGGTGGTATGAGTATAGCTTATTCCCAAGTAGGCGTTGCACATGCCATGAGTTATGGTCTAGGTTATGTTTTAGGAGTAAAGCACGGAATAGGAAATTGCTTGGTTTTTCAATATTTAGAAGAGTTTTATCCTGAAGGAGTACAGTTGTTCAATGCAATGTTGGAAAAGCATAATATAGTATTACCAAAAGGAATTTGCTCTAAATTGACTGATTCGGAAATGAATACAATGGTTACGGTTGCTTTAGGTATGGCGCCACTTTGGGAAAATGCCCTAGGAGCGCAGTGGAAAACTATTATCACCCCAGAAAAGCTTAAGGCTATTTATCAAAAAATATAG